One Siniperca chuatsi isolate FFG_IHB_CAS linkage group LG8, ASM2008510v1, whole genome shotgun sequence DNA segment encodes these proteins:
- the arl13a gene encoding ADP-ribosylation factor-like protein 13A, producing MDIDLLQYQFQRRWWPLCSPFSPHLNMFNLMSNCCTWVSKIQEPIRKVTILVVGLDKAGKTSSIRGMLRVPHGVESGPTQGCIRNELRVENYLVTLLDVGGSAESRGAWREFYREAHGIIFVVDSSDRQRIKEVKEVLADLLKQPRVAGKPILVLANKQDKMNALLGSELIEILSLEKLVNQSRSLCHIEPCSALMDLRRWSDRKTLRGLRWLLRAVCLDYPELCTRVAQDSKRPLEPREREKNWKTEKGRRKTKGDRIRSSKSDLRQVHRPKDKEKKTKGEGKLQPIRNMLHKETTLKLKTKKEKKLVKVKEGEKDQEEGNEQEDEEEGDGNEGEQENSGHREKASSALIPPKKGKPKRKTKVKEETLEIPESPDNDEKALKAKGEKRKKKKVVKVKRKNKVNTEEMPGAYSQPVDLSATFDLYRKAILALKERQDQGQ from the exons atggacaTAGACTTACTTCA ATACCAGTTCCAGAGAAGATGGTGGCCACTGTGCTCACCTTTCTCACCTCACTTAAACATGTTCAACCTGATGAGCAACTGCTGCACCTGGGTCTCCAAGATACAGGAGCCAATCAG GAAAGTGACCATTCTGGTGGTCGGTCTTgacaaagcaggaaaaacatCCTCCATCAGAGGGATGTTAAGAG TCCCCCATGGTGTGGAATCAGGACCCACCCAGGGCTGCATCCGAAATGAGTTGAGAGTGGAGAACTACCTGGTCACCTTGTTGGATGTGGGAGGATCAGCAGAGTCGAGAGGAGCCTGGAGGGAGTTCTACAGAGAGGCCCATGGGATCATCTTTGTGGTGGACTCCAGTGACAGGCAGAGGATAAAGGAGGTCAAGGAGGTGCTTGCTGATCTGCTGAAGCAACCAAGAGTGGCAGGAAAACCCATATTAGT GTTGGCTAACAAACAGGACAAAATGAACGCTTTGCTGGGAAGTGAGCTGATTGAGATTCTGTCACTGGAGAAGCTGGTCAACCAGAGCCGCTCTCTGTGCCATATT GAGCCTTGTTCAGCCTTAATGGACCTGCGACGCTGGTCGGACAGAAAGACTCTACGAGGCCTTCGCTGGTTGCTGCGTGCTGTTTGTCTGGATTACCCCGAGCTGTGTACTCGTGTGGCCCAGGACAGCAAGAGGCCCCTGGAAccaagagagagggaaaagaacTGGAAAACGGAGAAAGGTCGCAGAAAAACCAAAGGGGATCG AATCCGATCCAGCAAGTCAGATCTTCGCCAGGTTCATCGGCCAAAAGACAAGGAGAAGAAGACCAAGGGTGAAGGAAAGCTGCAACCCATTCGAAACATGCTACATAAG GAAACCACTCTGAAGCTGAAGacaaagaaggagaagaagctgGTTAAGGTCAAGGAAGGTGAAAAAGATCAAGAAGAAGGAAATGaacaggaggatgaagaggagggtgaCGGTAACGAAGGAGAGCAAGAAAATTCTGGTCACAGAGAGAAAGCCAGTAGTGCCCTGATCCCCCCGAAAAAAGGCAAACCAAAACGCAAAACAAAGGTGAAAGAAGAGACTCTGGAGATACCAGAATCACCTGACAACGACGAGAAGGCGCTCAAAG CTAAaggggaaaagaggaagaagaagaaagttgTCAAAGTAAAAAGGAAGAACAAAGTCAACACAGAGGAGATGCCTGGAGCTTACTCTCAACCTGTGGACCTGTCTGCAACCTTCG ATCTTTACCGAAAAGCAATACTGGCTCTGAAGGAACGTCAGGATCAGGGACAGTGA
- the tmem35 gene encoding novel acetylcholine receptor chaperone — protein MASPRTITIVALSFALGLFFVFMGTIKLTPRLSKDAYSEMKRAYKSYAKALPGLKKIGISSVLLRKIIGSLEVGCGVVLTLVPGRPKDVANFLLLLVMLAVLFFHQLVGDPLKRYAHALVFGILLTCRLLIARQSDDRPEREDSSREEQHINDQEKNKVKQS, from the exons ATGGCCTCACCGAGGACAATAACTATTGTGGCCCTTTCTTTTGCTTTGGGTTTATTTTTCGTGTTCATGGGGACCATTAAGCTCACTCCAAGACTAAGCAAAGATGCATACAGTGAAATG AAAAGGGCATACAAGAGCTATGCCAAGGCATTGCCAGGGCTGAAAAAGATTGGGATCAGCTCCGTCCTGCTTCGTAAGATCATTGGCTCTCTGGAGGTGGGCTGCGGTGTGGTGCTCACCCTCGTGCCGGGCAGGCCGAAGGATGTGGCCAACttcttgctgctgctggtcaTGCTGGCTGTCCTGTTCTTCCACCAGCTAGTAGGAGACCCCCTGAAACGTTACGCCCATGCTCTAGTCTTTGGTATTCTGCTCACCTGCCGACTGCTTATTGCCCGCCAGAGTGATGACCGGCCggagagagaggacagcagcagagaggaacaGCACATCAATGACCAGGAAAAGAACAAGGTCAAGCAGTCTTAA